In the Cryptococcus decagattii chromosome 12, complete sequence genome, one interval contains:
- a CDS encoding multifunctional tryptophan biosynthesis protein, with product MGFTLLIDNYDSFTWNIYADLASVGGNPYVVRNDKITLKEVERMFADGELERIVISPGPGHPRTDSGVSRDVIAWGMGKLPILGVCMGLECIVDLLGGEIAYAGEIKHGKTSLVQHDSIGVFHNLPQFLSSTRYHSLSAQIQSVPSVLQVTSTTKESGVIMGVRHRTYTVEAVQYHPESCMSEGGRGLMANFIQMKGGKWGGENAWCGVPAEGEEEQSKAKTNGAPSLPTILNKIHAQRLLDVEQAEKIPATTPANVSTSLSLYTSPPLINFRDRMVSTPHTAVMAEIKRASPSKGDIASTASAPEQALKYALAGASVISVLTEPTWFKGSVLDMLAVRNAVDSLPNRPAILRKDFVLSKYMIDEARLYGADTVLLIVAMLAPQQLKELYDYSVSLGMEPLVEVNNPTELSLALEIGSKVIGVNNRNLHDFNVDMSTTSRVNAALNGRDVVVCALSGISSHEDVEQYVKEGVKGVLVGEALMRATDTKAFLRSLIGLPPLEVVPKPKPLVKICGIRSADDAKLAISAGANFLGVILVPGTKRCISTSTAREISALVQSARSQSSSKPLEPSLSSPWFTTQSALLSSRRKPLLVGVFQNQSLSDILSAVDEIGLDLVQLHGDEPQAWAKFIPVPVVKVFRVSPEGIVRGGEIRRPGLNQAILLDAGGASGGGGEGKAFPWEHAKRLIQSGEVGSEGHVPLPVILAGGLTPENVGQAIEQAGEGVWCVDVSSGVEGEGGKVKEKVEAFVKAVRG from the exons ATGGGCTTTACTCTACTGATCGACAACTACGACTCTTTCACCTGGAACATTTACGCCGATCTTGCGTCTGTCGGCGGTAATCCCTATGTCGTCCGTAATGATAAGATTACCCTTAAGGAGGTTGAG AGGATGTTCGCTGATGGCGAGCTCGAACGAATCGTGATATCTCCTGGTCCCGGACACCCTAGGACAGACTCTGGTGTCTCTAGGGATGTGATTGCTTGGGGAATGGGCAAGTTGCCTATATTAGGTGTGTGCATGGGTTTGGAGTGTATTGTTGACTTGCTCGGTGGAGAG ATTGCTTACGCAGGTGAAATCAAGCATGGTAAAACCTCACTTGTCCAGCACGATTCTATCGGTGTCTTCCACAACCTCCCACAGTTCCTCTCTTCTACTCGATACCATTCCCTTTCCGCTCAAATTCAGTCGGTTCCTTCAGTCTTGCAAGTCACTTCGACCACCAAAGAATCTGGTGTGATCATGGGTGTACGGCACAGGACATACACCGTTGAAGCCGTGCAGTACCATCCTGAGAGTTGCATGAGTGAGGGTGGTCGAGGATTGATGGCCAATTTCATCCAAATGAAGGGTGGGAAATGGGGTGGTGAAAATGCTTGGTGTGGTGTTCCTGcggagggagaggaagaacagTCCAAGGCCAAGACCAATGGCGCTCCAAGCTTGCCTACCATTTTGAATAAGATTCACGCGCAGAGATTATTGGACGTTGAGCAAGCCGAGAAGATTCCCGCTACAACCCCCGCCAATGTCTCTacctctctttccctctaCACTTCCCCACCTTTGATTAACTTCAGAGACCGTATGGTCTCTACTCCCCACACCGCCGTCATGGCTGAGATTAAGCGTGCCTCTCCTTCCAAGGGCGATATCGCCTCTACCGCTTCAGCTCCCGAGCAAGCACTCAAATACGCCCTTGCTGGTGCTTCAGTCATCTCAGTACTCACAGAACCTACGTGGTTCAAGGGGAGCGTGCTTGACATGCTCGCTGTGCGAAACGCTGTTGACAGTCTCCCCAATCGTCCTGCCATCTTGCGAAAGGACTTCGTTTTATCCAAATACATGATTGATGAAGCTAGACTGTATGGTGCCGATACCGTGCTTCTCATCGTCGCCATGTTGGCGCCTCAGCAACTCAAGGAATTGTATGATTACTCTGTGTCACTTGGCATGGAGCCCCTCGTCGAGGTCAACAACCCTACTGAGCTCTCACTCGCCCTTGAAATTGGTTCCAAGGTCATCGGCGTGAACAACCGTAACCTGCATGACTTTAATGTTGACATGTCCACCACTTCTCGGGTTAATGCCGCTCTCAACGGACGGGACGTTGTTGTCTGCGCTTTGAGCGGTATTTCAAGCCACGAAGATGTTGAGCAGTATGTCAAGGAAGGCGTCAAGGGTGTGCTTGTTGGTGAGGCTTTGATGCGAGCGACCGATACCAAGGCTTTCCTCCGATCGCTTATTGGCTTACCGCCTCTTGAGGTCGTTCCCAAGCCCAAGCCGCTCGTCAAGATTTGTGGTATCCGCTCTGCAGACGATGCCAAGCTTGCAATCAGCGCCGGTGCCAATTTCCTTGGTGTAATTCTTGTCCCTGGTACAAAACGCTGCATCTCTACTTCTACCGCCCGCGAAATTTCCGCTCTTGTGCAATCTGCCCGAtcacaatcttcttccaagCCATTAGAaccttctctttcctcccctTGGTTCACCACCCAATCCGCCCTGCTCTCATCCCGGCGCAAGCCCCTTTTAGTCGGTGTCTTCCAAAATCAATCTCTCTCTGACATCCTTTCAGCCGTCGACGAGATCGGCCTCGACCTTGTTCAATTACACGGTGATGAACCCCAAGCCTGGGCCAAGTTCATACCCGTGCCTGTGGTTAAGGTGTTCCGAGTCTCACCCGAAGGAATCGTTAGAGGTGGAGAGATTAGGCGACCAGGCTTAAACCAAGCAATTTTGCTCGATGCGGGTGGTGCGtctggtggtggtggggaAGGAAAAGCGTTCCCTTGGGAACACGCGAAGCGGCTCATCCAGTCCGGCGAGGTGGGATCTGAAGGCCATGTGCCTCTCCCTGTCATTCTCGCGGGCGGGTTGACGCCCGAGAATGTGGGCCAGGCGATCGAACAAGCTGGTGAAGGCGTTTGGTGTGTGGATGTCAGCAGCGGGGtcgaaggagagggaggaaaggtcaaggagaaggttGAGGCGTTCGTGAAGGCCGTAAGGGGCTAA